The DNA segment AATCGCCTCCGGTCTCGACACGGTCGCGTTCCACCTGCTGTTCGTGCTCCTCACGGCAGCGATCATCATCGGCGGCGTCCAGCGAGGGATCGAGCTGGCGGTGAAGGTGATGGTACCGGCGATCATCGTGCTGTTCCTGCTGCTCATCGCCTACGCGTTCACCCTCGAGGGGGCGGCGCAGGGGTACGCCTACTACCTCTCGCCCGAACCGGGGGCGATCGCGGAGAACTGGCGCTCCATCCTGCCGGCTGCGGCCGGACAGGCGCTGTTTACGCTCTCGCTCGGGATGGGCGTGATGATCACCTACGCGTCGTATCTCGGCGAGGACCGGAACATGGGAGGGGATAGCGCATGGATCGTCGCCCTCGATACGGGGATCGCGATCATGGCCGGGTTGATCATCTTCCCCGTGCTGTTCACTATCGGCGCCGAACCCGGCGAAGGCGGCGCCGGCGAGCTGTTCATCGGCGTCGGCGGCGCGATCGCGAACCTGCCGTTCAACCAGGTCGTCGGCGCGCTGTTCTTCGGAACGGTCGCCATCGCCGCGCTGTCGAGCGCGATCAGCATCATGGAGGTCATCGTCTCGTATCTGATCGACGGCTTCGAGATGGAGCGGACGAGCGCCACCGGGATCGTCGCCGCCGCGATCTTCCTGCTTGGCGTGCCGACGGCGCTCGACCTCGCGGTCCTGGAGATCTACGACACGATCACGGCCGAACTGCTCCTGCCGCTCGGCATGTTCTTCCTGGTGCTGTTCACCGGCTGGTTCTACGATGAGGCACTCGACGAGATCAGCCGAGGGACCGCACGCGGCGCCGGCGGAACGCTGCCGACGTTCTGGCTCTGGCACGTCCGTACGATTCTGCTGGTCCTCATCGGGATCATCCTCGTGGTCAGCATCCAGGGGCTCCCCGGGACGCTCGTAGAGATGGCCGGCCAGGTCGAACTCGTCTGACATCCGCTCCGCCGGTGCCGTCGCTCTGGCGGTGCGGAACCCTTTTGACGACGTCCGTAATGGAAGTGCATATGCTGAATCGTGAGGGACGGTGGTCACCGTGACCGGCGACGACATAGAGGAGCTACGTGAACTGAAGGCGGAGGCGGAGCTCGGCGGTGGGGAGGAGCGAATCGAGTCCCAGCACGAGAAGGGGAAGATGACCGCACGCGAGCGGATCGACTACTTCCTCGACGACGACACCTTCCACGAGTTCGACCAGCTTCGCACTCACCGAAACCACAACTTCGGGATGGAGGAGCGAAAGATCCTCGGCGACGGCGTCGTGACGGGCTACGGCGAGGTCAACGGGCGAAAGACGTTCGTCTTCGCCCACGACTTCACCGTCTTCGGCGGCTCGCTCGGGGAGGTGTTCGCCGAGAAGATCTGCAAGGTGATGGACACCGCGATAGAGGTCGGGGCGCCGATCGTCGGGCTCAACGACTCGGCAGGCGCGCGGATCCAGGAAGGGGTCGTCTCGCTCGCGGGCTTCACCGAGATCTTCCATAGAAATCAAAAAGCCAGCGGCGTCATCCCGCAGATCTCGGGGATCATGGGGCCGTGTGCCGGCGGGGCGGTCTACTCGCCCTCGATCACCGACTTCATCTTCATGGTGAAGGACACGAGCCACATGTACATCACCGGCCCCGGGGTGATCGAGACGGTCACCGGCGAGAAGGTCACCCAGGAGGAACTCGGCGGGGCGCGTACCCACGCCCAGGACACCGGCGTCGCACAGTTCGCCGCCGAGTCGGAGAAGGCGGCGCTCGACGACATCAAGCGGCTGCTGTCGTATCTCCCCCAGAACAACGTCGAGGACCCCCCACGGGTCGAGCCGTGGGACGACCCCGAGCGCCGCGACGAGTCGCTCAACGACGTGGTTCCCGAGAGCCCGCAGAAGCCCTACGACATGGTCGAGGTGATCGACGGGATCACCGACGAGGGCGCCTTCTTCGAGGTCGCCCCCGAGTTCGCGAAGAACATCGTCGTCGGCTTCTCGCGGCTCGACGGCCACTCCGTCGGGGTGGTCGCGAACCAGCCACGCGCCAACGCCGGGACGCTCACCGTCGACTCGAGCATGAAAGCATCGCGGTTCGTCCGCTTCTGTGACGCGTTCAACATTCCCATCCTGACGTTCGTCGACGTGCCCGGCTACATGCCCGGCACGGACCAGGAGCACCGCGGCATCATCCGCCACGGCGCGAAGCTGCTCTACGCCTACTCGGAGGCGACGGTGCCCTTGTTGACCGTCATTACGCGAAAGGCCTACGGCGGTGCCTACTGTGTGATGGCCTCGAAACACCTGGGGGCCGACGTCAACTACGCCTGGCCCACCAGCGAGATCGCCGTCATGGGCCCGGAGGGCGCCGTGAACATCCTCTACCGAAAGGAGCTCGAGGCCGCGGAGGACACCGATGCGCGCCGCCAGGAGCTCATCGACGAGTACCGCGAGGAGTTCGCGAACCCGTATACGGTCGCGGATCGCGGGTTCGTCGACGACGTGATCGAACCGTCCGACACCCGTCCGCGGCTGATCGACGACCTCGAGATGCTGCGCTCGAAGCGCGAGTCCCAGCCGGAGAAGAAACATGGAAACATCCCGCTTTGATCTCGACGTCCCGGAGAGCGCGAGCGACGAAGAGGCCGCCGCGATCGCCGCGGCCGTCGGCTCACACCTTCGGGCACAGGAGGCGCTGGCGGCCGCGGGCGAGGAGCCGTCCTGGGAGGACGAGCGCTGGTCGTTCGCCGGCCGGATCAAGGCGACCCAGGGCCGCAGCGTGCGCGTCCCCGTTGGGACACCCACCGACGCCTGGACGGCGGCGGGGCGAACCGACAGAATGAGGTAATCAACCCGGAGATAGTCAACAATGTTCAGGAAAGTCCTAGTCGCGAACCGCGGGGAGATCGCGGTTCGAGTCATGCGTGCGTGTGAGGAACTGAACGTCGGCACCGTCGCCGTCTACAGCGAGGCTGACAAGGACGGCGGTCACGTCCGCTACGCCGACGAAGCATACAACGTCGGCCCCGCGAAGGCCAGCGACTCCTATCTCGATCACGAGGCGGTCATCGAGGCCGCGCGGAAGGCGGACGCCGACGCGATCCACCCCGGTTACGGCTTCCTCGCGGAGAACGCGGAGTTCGCCCGGAAGGTCGAGGAGACGGAGATCACCTGGATCGGTCCGAGTGGCGACGCCATGGAGCAACTCGGCGAGAAGACCAAGGCCCGCGCGGTCATGCAGTCCGCGGACACGCCGATCGTCCCCGGGACGACCGAGCCCGTCACCGAGCCCGAGGAGGTCACCGCGTTCGGCGACGAACACGGCTACCCGGTCGCGATCAAGGCAGAGGGCGGGGGTGGCGGTCGCGGAATGAAGATCGTCAACGGTCCCGACGAAGCCGAGGACCGGCTCCAGAGCGCCAAACGCGAGGGCGAGGCCTACTTCGACAACGACTCCGTCTACCTGGAACGGTTCCTCGAGAACCCACGACACATCGAGGTACAGATCCTCGCCGACCACGCGGGCAACGTCCGCCACCTCGGCGAGCGCGACTGCTCGCTCCAGCGGCGCTACCAGAAGGTCATCGAGGAGGGCCCCTCCCCGGCGCTGACCGACGAGCTCCGCGAGAAGATCGGCGAGGCCGCCCGCCGGGGAGTCAGCGAGGCCGGATACACCAACGCCGGTACCGTCGAGTTCCTCGTCGAGGAGGACGCCGATCGCGAGGAGGGCGAACTGCTCGGACCCGAGACGAACTTCTACTTCCTCGAGGTGAACACCCGGATCCAGGTCGAACACACCGTCACCGAGGAGATCACGGGCATCGACATCGTGAAGTGGCAGATCCGGATCGCGGCCGGCGAGGAGATCGGCTTCGAACAGGACGACGTCGAGATCGACGGCCACGCCATGGAGTTCCGGATCAACGCCGAGAACGCCGCCAACGAGTTCGCCCCCTCGCCGGGCGGCCGGCTGGAGACCTACGACCCGCCGGGCGGGATCGGCGTCCGACTCGACGATGCGCTCCGACAGGGCGACGAGATCGTCACCGACTACGACTCGATGATCGCGAAGCTGATCGTCCACGGGGGCGACCGCGACGAGTGTATCGCACGAAGCCTGCGCGCGCTCCGGGAGTACGGGATCGAGGGCGTCGTGACGGTGATCCCGTTCCACCGCCTGATGCTCACGAACGAGCGGTTCGTCGAGGGGAAACACACCACGAAGTACCTCGACGAGGAGATGGACCGGAGTCGGATCGAGGAGGCGCAGAAGCAGTGGGGAAGCGAGACCGGCGCCGAAAGCGAGGAGGAAAGCGTCGTCCACCGCGAGTTCACCGTCGAGGTCAACGGCAAGCGCTTCGAGGTCGACCTCGAGGAACACGGCGTTGAGGCGGTCGGCGGCAGTGGCGGCGGTGGTGGCGGACAGAGACCCCAGCCGGCCGGCGGCTCCGATTCGGGCGAGTCAGCGGTCTCCACGGAGGGCGAACAGGTCACCACCGACATGCAGGGGACGATCCTCTCGGTGGAGGTGAGCGAGGGCGACGAAGTCGAGAGCGGCGACGTGCTCTGCGTGCTCGAGGCGATGAAGATGGAGAACGACGTCGTCGCCTCCGCGTCGGGCACGGTCGCCCAGGTGCTCATCGAGGAGGGCGAGAGCGTCGACATGGGCGATACGCTGGTCGTCATCGAATGAGCGAGCGCGAGGGCGTCGACGAGGACACCCGCCGGGCCGTCCTCGACGCGCTCGCGACCGGCCCGGCGACGGGACCGGAACTCGCCGAACGACTCGGCGTCTCGCGGGCCGCGGTCTGGAAGCGGATCGAGGCGCTACGCGATGCGGGTTTCGAGATCCGAGGCGACGACGGGTATCGAGTCACGAGCGTCCCGGCGTACGGCGCCGCGGCGGTCGAGTTCGGGCTCGAGGCGCCCTACCGGGTCGAGTACCACGACGCCCTCCCGAGCACGAACGCCCGCGCTCGTGAGCTGGCGAAGGCGGGGGAGGATCGCGTGGCCGTCCTCGCGGACGAACAGACCGGCGGGCGCGGCCGGCTCGATCGCGGGTGGAACTCGCCCAGTGGCGGGATCTACCTGAGCGTCGTCCTCCGGCCCGAGATCACGCCGAGGGAGGCGCCGCTTCTGACGCTCGCGGCCGCCGTCGCGACGACCCGCGCGCTCCGCGAGGCGGGCGTCGACGCGGGGATCAAGTGGCCGAACGACGTGCTCTCGCGTGAGACGGGCGGAAAGCTCGTCGGAATCCTCACCGAGATGGAGGGCGAGGCGGATCGCGTCTCGTGGGTCGTCGTCGGCTTCGGCGTGAACGCGAACGTCGATCCCGCCGACCTGCCCGAGGGCGCGACGAGCGTCCGCGCCGAGGCGGGCGACGTCGACCGTCGCGTGTTCGTCCAGCGGGTCCTCGAGGAGTTCGACGCGCTCCGGGGCGAACCGGACGCGATCCTCGACGCGTGGCGCGAACTCGCGATCACGCTCGGAGAACGGGTGCGCGTCGAGACGCCGACGGGAGAGGTCATCGGACGGGCGCTCGACGTCGAGGCGCCGGGACGGTTAGTGGTCGAGACCGACGAGGACGAGGTGCGGGTCCACGCCGGCGACTGCGAGCACCTCCGGCCGGTCTAATCCAGGTCCTCCTCGCGAACGCGGACGGTGAGCACCGGGACGGGCGACCCTCGAACGACCCGTTCGGCGACGCTCCCCAGGAGGAGGCGATCGATCCCGCCGCGGCCGTGGGTCCCCATCACGATCAGGTCACAGCCCTCCTCGGTCGCGAAATCGACGATCTCGCGAGCCGGACTTCCCTCGATCAGGTGTGTCCGGACGGGTACCTCGTAGCTCTCGAGGAGCGCCCGAACGCGCTCGAGCGCCTCCTCGCCGTCCTGTCGGAGCATGTCGCTGACCCCCTCCCAGGAGGTCTCCATCGGCAGGCTGGCGAAGTTCGCGGTGTTGAGAACGTAGACCGAGTGGACCTCCGCGCCGTGAACGGCGGCGAGCTCCGCCGCCTGCTCGATCGCGCGCTCGACGCCCGCCGATCCGTCGGTCGGGACGAGAATGCGCTCGTACATCGTTCGTGTACGATGTTCACACACGTCGGCTTAACTGTTTTGCGCCGGGTGGATCACGTCGAGGACGTCCGCGACGCCCGCCCGGCGGACGACCGCCCGGATCGGATCCCGAACGCCCGCGAGGTTGTCCGAGTCGCCGTCGAGCACGAGCAGCCGTGCCTCGCGTCCTTCCTCGACGACGCCACAGTTCAGCCCGGCGAGTTCCGCGCCGGCGCGCGTCGCCATCGCCAGAACGCGATCGGCGGGCAGGTCGGTGAGCTTCGCCGCGAACTCCATCTCGCGGAACATCGAGGGGCCGTTGAGCATCACGTTGTCCGTGCCGAGCGCGACCCGCGTGCGTGAAGCGAGTTCCTCGATCGGCGGCAGTCCCACGCCGGTCGTGAGGTTCGCGCGCGGGCAGACGACGACGGGGATCCCCTCGCGCTCGACCCGGTCGAGGTGGTCGGGACCGGCGTTGACCATGTGGACCAGGAAGTCCGGCTGGAGCTCCAGTGCGGGCTCGATGTCGTCGGTTCGGTTCTCGCCGGCGTGGATGCCGAAGGGCTTTCCCGCCTCGCGGGCGGCCGCGCGTTCGCGCGAGAACTCCGCGTCGGCGGCGCCGCTCGCGCCGTAGCCGTCGCCCGCCTCGAGCGCCGCGAGTTCGTCGCGGCCGAGCGCGAACGCGTCGATCGGGAGATCGGCGGCGGCCTCGTAGAGCGCGCTCACGCCCTCCTCTCCGCCCTCGCGGAAGTCCATGAACGCGGTCGTTCCTCCCGAACGCATGAACCGGAGGGTTCGGCGGATGGCGGCGACCGACTCCTCGCGGTCGGCGCGTCGGAGCAGGCGGTGTTTCAGCCCGTCGGGCGGGGCGACGAGCTCCTCGAGCGAGAGCCCCCTCCCTGCCTCCTTCGCGATCGAGTCACCGACGTGGGTGTGGGCGTTGACGAACGCGGGCAGGACGATCCGATCGCTCTCCGCCTCGGTCTCCTCGACCGCGTCGATCCGTCCGTCCTCGCAGACGACGCGACCCTCGATCGGGGTGAACTCGGGACCCCGAAGGACGGTCCCCTCGACGATCATAGCTGATGAAGGCGGTCCTCGGATTTGAATCCGGTCATTCTCGCTTCGCGTCCGTGCCGAAGCGATCGAGCGTGGTGTGCAGCCCACGGACAGCGTCGCTGATCAGCCTGCCGTCGGTGTCGAGCCCCAGTACGGCCTCGGCGGCGTGGCCCACTCGGTCGGTCGCCTCGGCGGGGGCGTACACCCCGAGTCGCCACTGGTTGAGCTGGACCCCCCGCAGCGTTCGGACGAGCGGCGACTGTTCCTCGAGGCGGCGGATCTCCCCGCCGACGATCACGCGGGTCGTCGACTCGGTCATGCTCGGGTACGCCGGCACGTCGAGGATCACGTCGTCGGGATCGACGCCCGCCCGGTCGGCGATTGCGGTCTCGTACTCCACCGTCTCCTCGTGGGAGAGCTCGAGCAGGTCGTCTGGAACGTCCCGGTACTCCGACCAGACGGCGCGTTTGAACAGCTCGCGACGGGCGAGCCGACCCGCGATCCGTTCGGTCGAGTCGGCAGTTCGGAGCGCCACGAGCAGGTCGTGGTCGTCCATCCGGCGGAGCCCCTCGGGCGTCGTCTCCCCGTTCGCGATCAGCCGTTCTGCCCCGCGCCGGAGCATCGACTTGCCGATCCGCGCGACGTGGTGGCTGTAGACGGTCGGGTTCATCAGCGCGCGGGCGACGAGCAGGCTCTCCGCGGTCTGGACGTTCCCCTCGCCGAGGACGAGTTCGCCGTCGACGAAGCGCAGTTCGCGAACCAGGCGTCCGGAGTCGATCGTGCCGTAGGGGACGCCGGTGTGGTGGGCGTCGCGCACCAGGTAGTCCATCCGGTCGACGTCGAGTTCGCCGGAGACGAGCCCGCCGTACTGGCCCTCGCCGCCGATGAGGCCGGAGACCCGGGCGGGCTCGAGGTCGTGCTCGCGGAGGACCTCGCCGACCGGTCCCTGCTCGACGAGGTCGTCGACGTCCTCGTGGTACTTGCCCGTGTGGCGTTCGATCACGCTCTCGACGTTGTGGCTGTAGGGGCCGTGGCCGACGTCGTGAAGGATGGCCGCCGCGTGGACCCGTTCTGCGGCCCGACCCTCGATTCCTAACTGGGAGAGCGCCTCGCAGGCGAGGTGAT comes from the Halalkalicoccus sp. CG83 genome and includes:
- a CDS encoding sodium-dependent transporter, producing MPQREQWATRIGFILAAVGSAVGLGNIWRFPFQVGQEGGAAFLVVYLLFVLVIGLPAILVEFVIGRRAERNPITAFERLGYGPWKVVGAIGVMTGFVILSFYTVVAGWVTRYFFASFTGSYFADPEAYFLGIASGLDTVAFHLLFVLLTAAIIIGGVQRGIELAVKVMVPAIIVLFLLLIAYAFTLEGAAQGYAYYLSPEPGAIAENWRSILPAAAGQALFTLSLGMGVMITYASYLGEDRNMGGDSAWIVALDTGIAIMAGLIIFPVLFTIGAEPGEGGAGELFIGVGGAIANLPFNQVVGALFFGTVAIAALSSAISIMEVIVSYLIDGFEMERTSATGIVAAAIFLLGVPTALDLAVLEIYDTITAELLLPLGMFFLVLFTGWFYDEALDEISRGTARGAGGTLPTFWLWHVRTILLVLIGIILVVSIQGLPGTLVEMAGQVELV
- a CDS encoding acyl-CoA carboxylase subunit beta, which codes for MTGDDIEELRELKAEAELGGGEERIESQHEKGKMTARERIDYFLDDDTFHEFDQLRTHRNHNFGMEERKILGDGVVTGYGEVNGRKTFVFAHDFTVFGGSLGEVFAEKICKVMDTAIEVGAPIVGLNDSAGARIQEGVVSLAGFTEIFHRNQKASGVIPQISGIMGPCAGGAVYSPSITDFIFMVKDTSHMYITGPGVIETVTGEKVTQEELGGARTHAQDTGVAQFAAESEKAALDDIKRLLSYLPQNNVEDPPRVEPWDDPERRDESLNDVVPESPQKPYDMVEVIDGITDEGAFFEVAPEFAKNIVVGFSRLDGHSVGVVANQPRANAGTLTVDSSMKASRFVRFCDAFNIPILTFVDVPGYMPGTDQEHRGIIRHGAKLLYAYSEATVPLLTVITRKAYGGAYCVMASKHLGADVNYAWPTSEIAVMGPEGAVNILYRKELEAAEDTDARRQELIDEYREEFANPYTVADRGFVDDVIEPSDTRPRLIDDLEMLRSKRESQPEKKHGNIPL
- a CDS encoding acc operon protein — encoded protein: METSRFDLDVPESASDEEAAAIAAAVGSHLRAQEALAAAGEEPSWEDERWSFAGRIKATQGRSVRVPVGTPTDAWTAAGRTDRMR
- a CDS encoding acetyl-CoA carboxylase biotin carboxylase subunit, translating into MFRKVLVANRGEIAVRVMRACEELNVGTVAVYSEADKDGGHVRYADEAYNVGPAKASDSYLDHEAVIEAARKADADAIHPGYGFLAENAEFARKVEETEITWIGPSGDAMEQLGEKTKARAVMQSADTPIVPGTTEPVTEPEEVTAFGDEHGYPVAIKAEGGGGGRGMKIVNGPDEAEDRLQSAKREGEAYFDNDSVYLERFLENPRHIEVQILADHAGNVRHLGERDCSLQRRYQKVIEEGPSPALTDELREKIGEAARRGVSEAGYTNAGTVEFLVEEDADREEGELLGPETNFYFLEVNTRIQVEHTVTEEITGIDIVKWQIRIAAGEEIGFEQDDVEIDGHAMEFRINAENAANEFAPSPGGRLETYDPPGGIGVRLDDALRQGDEIVTDYDSMIAKLIVHGGDRDECIARSLRALREYGIEGVVTVIPFHRLMLTNERFVEGKHTTKYLDEEMDRSRIEEAQKQWGSETGAESEEESVVHREFTVEVNGKRFEVDLEEHGVEAVGGSGGGGGGQRPQPAGGSDSGESAVSTEGEQVTTDMQGTILSVEVSEGDEVESGDVLCVLEAMKMENDVVASASGTVAQVLIEEGESVDMGDTLVVIE
- a CDS encoding biotin--[acetyl-CoA-carboxylase] ligase — its product is MSEREGVDEDTRRAVLDALATGPATGPELAERLGVSRAAVWKRIEALRDAGFEIRGDDGYRVTSVPAYGAAAVEFGLEAPYRVEYHDALPSTNARARELAKAGEDRVAVLADEQTGGRGRLDRGWNSPSGGIYLSVVLRPEITPREAPLLTLAAAVATTRALREAGVDAGIKWPNDVLSRETGGKLVGILTEMEGEADRVSWVVVGFGVNANVDPADLPEGATSVRAEAGDVDRRVFVQRVLEEFDALRGEPDAILDAWRELAITLGERVRVETPTGEVIGRALDVEAPGRLVVETDEDEVRVHAGDCEHLRPV
- a CDS encoding universal stress protein, with translation MYERILVPTDGSAGVERAIEQAAELAAVHGAEVHSVYVLNTANFASLPMETSWEGVSDMLRQDGEEALERVRALLESYEVPVRTHLIEGSPAREIVDFATEEGCDLIVMGTHGRGGIDRLLLGSVAERVVRGSPVPVLTVRVREEDLD
- a CDS encoding amidohydrolase family protein — protein: MIVEGTVLRGPEFTPIEGRVVCEDGRIDAVEETEAESDRIVLPAFVNAHTHVGDSIAKEAGRGLSLEELVAPPDGLKHRLLRRADREESVAAIRRTLRFMRSGGTTAFMDFREGGEEGVSALYEAAADLPIDAFALGRDELAALEAGDGYGASGAADAEFSRERAAAREAGKPFGIHAGENRTDDIEPALELQPDFLVHMVNAGPDHLDRVEREGIPVVVCPRANLTTGVGLPPIEELASRTRVALGTDNVMLNGPSMFREMEFAAKLTDLPADRVLAMATRAGAELAGLNCGVVEEGREARLLVLDGDSDNLAGVRDPIRAVVRRAGVADVLDVIHPAQNS
- a CDS encoding HD domain-containing protein — translated: MKTIKDSVHDHIVVDGVARALLDTPEVQRLRHIKQLGTVSLVYPSANHTRFEHSLGVYHLACEALSQLGIEGRAAERVHAAAILHDVGHGPYSHNVESVIERHTGKYHEDVDDLVEQGPVGEVLREHDLEPARVSGLIGGEGQYGGLVSGELDVDRMDYLVRDAHHTGVPYGTIDSGRLVRELRFVDGELVLGEGNVQTAESLLVARALMNPTVYSHHVARIGKSMLRRGAERLIANGETTPEGLRRMDDHDLLVALRTADSTERIAGRLARRELFKRAVWSEYRDVPDDLLELSHEETVEYETAIADRAGVDPDDVILDVPAYPSMTESTTRVIVGGEIRRLEEQSPLVRTLRGVQLNQWRLGVYAPAEATDRVGHAAEAVLGLDTDGRLISDAVRGLHTTLDRFGTDAKRE